The following proteins are encoded in a genomic region of Serinus canaria isolate serCan28SL12 chromosome 15, serCan2020, whole genome shotgun sequence:
- the GAL3ST1 gene encoding galactosylceramide sulfotransferase isoform X2 — translation MLWHGKPWRSMCKGLVLGTLLTSFMLLLYSYAVPPLQVSVTEIPVPFSCASHLSPAQAPSPSNSTGSASGWSCRPKLNVMFMKTHKTASSTILNILFRFGEKHRLKFAFPNGRNDFYYPSFFERSQVQHYRPGVCFNIICNHMRFHYEEVRKLLPPDTTFVTVLRDPAYLFESSFHYFGPVIPLTWKITGDDKLDEFLRDPQHYYDPNGFNAHYLQNLLFFDFGYDSSMDANSPLVEEHIQEIDRRFHLVMLLEYFDESLVLLKDLLCWQLEDVLYFKLNARKGSTVSRLTPELYEQATAWNLIDAKLYRYFNATFWRKVEAYGRERMARDVAELQRENKKMTSICIDGGHAVDASAIQESSMQPWQPLGEKTILGYNLKKKISKKHQKLCRKMLTPEIQYLTDLGANLWITKLWSYVRDFLKW, via the coding sequence GATCCCCGTCCCCTTCTCCTGCGCCTCCCACCTGTCCCCGGCCCAGGCTCCGTCCCCATCCAACAGCACGGGCAGCGCCTCGGGGTGGAGCTGCCGGCCCAAGCTCAATGTCATGTTCATGAAGACCCACAAGACTGCCAGTAGCACCATCCTCAACATCCTCTTCCGCTTCGGGGAGAAGCATCGCCTGAAATTCGCCTTCCCCAACGGCCGCAACGACTTCTACTACCCGTCCTTCTTTGAGCGCAGCCAGGTGCAGCACTACCGGCCCGGGGTGTGCTTCAACATCATCTGCAACCACATGCGCTTCCACTATGAGGAGGTGCGCAAGCTCCTGCCGCCCGACACCACCTTCGTGACGGTGCTGCGGGACCCCGCGTACCTCTTCGAGTCCTCCTTCCACTACTTTGGGCCCGTCATCCCCCTCACCTGGAAGATCACAGGGGACGATAAGCTGGACGAGTTCCTCCGGGACCCCCAGCACTACTACGACCCCAATGGGTTCAATGCTCACTACCTCCAAAACCTCCTGTTCTTTGACTTTGGCTACGACAGCAGCATGGACGCAAACAGCCCGCTGGTGGAGGAGCACATCCAGGAGATCGACCGCCGCTTCCACCTCGTCATGTTGCTTGAGTACTTTGATGAGTCGCTGGTGCTGCTCAAGGACCTGCTGTGTTGGCAGCTGGAGGACGTCCTCTACTTCAAGCTCAATGCCCGCAAGGGCTCCACTGTGTCCCGGTTGACCCCTGAGCTGTACGAGCAGGCGACCGCCTGGAACCTCATTGACGCCAAGCTCTACCGCTACTTCAATGCCACCTTCTGGCGCAAGGTGGAGGCCTACGGGAGGGAGAGGATGGCCAGGGACGTGGCCgagctgcagagggagaacAAGAAGATGACCAGCATCTGCATCGATGGGGGACACGCTGTGGACGCCAGCGCCATCCAGGAGTCCTCcatgcagccctggcagccccttgGGGAGAAGACCATCCTGGGGTACAACTTGAAGAAGAAGATCAGCAAGAAGCACCAGAAGCTGTGCCGCAAGATGCTGACGCCCGAAATCCAGTACCTGACTGACCTGGGGGCCAACCTCTGGATCACCAAGTTATGGAGCTACGTGCGGGACTTCCTCAAGTGGTAG
- the MTFP1 gene encoding mitochondrial fission process protein 1, whose translation MGPEEPDLYRDTWVRYLGYANEVGESFRPLVPVPVVWASYGVATAYVTADAIDKGRKAAAAHAQDPTHVGVAVVDTFVWQSLASVAIPGFTINRLCAASLAVLGALTRWPLPVRRWTTTALGLAAIPLIITPIDRTVDFLMDSSLRKLYRTPGEPPTSH comes from the exons ATGGGGCCGGAGGAGCCCGACCTGTACCGGGACACGTGGGTCCGATACCTGG GTTATGCCAACGAGGTGGGCGAGTCCTTCCGCCCACTGGTGCCAGTGCCAGTGGTGTGGGCCAGCTACGGCGTGGCCACCGCCTACGTGACCGCCGACGCCATCGACAAGGGTCGGAAAGCCGCTGCC GCCCACGCACAGGACCCCACACATGTCGGGGTGGCCGTGGTGGACACCTTCGTGTGGCAGAGCCTGGCCTCGGTGGCCATCCCCGGCTTCACCATCAACCGGCTCTGCGCCGCCTCGCTGGCCGTGCTGGGGGCCCTGACCCGCTGGCCCCTGCCCGTGCGCCGCTGgaccaccactgccctggggctggctgccaTCCCCCTCATCATCACCCCCATCGACAG GACTGTGGATTTCCTGATGGATTCCAGCCTCCGCAAGCTTTACAGGACACCAGGAGAGCCCCCGACGTCTCACTGA
- the SEC14L2 gene encoding SEC14-like protein 2 isoform X1: protein MSGRVGDLSPQQAEVLAQFREKLQDVLPSLPSQDDYFLLKWLRARSFDLPKAEAMLRKHVELRKHMDADNIIAWEPPEVIQKYMSGGLCGYDREGSPVRYEIIGPLDGKGLLFSASKQDLIKNKFRDCELLRLECEQQSEKLGKKIEMVMMVYDCEGLGLKHLWKPAVDTYGEILSMFEENYPESLKRLFIVKAPKIFPVAYNLVKHFLSEDTRKKVVVLGSNWKEVLQKYIDPAQIPVEYGGTLTDPDGDPKCSSKINYGGDVPQHYYVRDQLAQKYEHSVVVNRGSSHQVEYEILFPGCVLRWQFRSEGADIGFGVYLKTKVGERQRASDMTEVLPNQRYNAHMVPEDGSLTCSTPGIYVLRFDNTYSFLHSKKVSYSVEVLLPDTASAQQIQGESPNHSP, encoded by the exons ATGAGCGGCCGCGTCGGAGACCTGAGCCCGCAGCAGGCGGAGGTGCTGGCCCAG TTCCGGGAGAAGCTGCAGGATGTGCTGCCCTCCCTACCCTCCCAGGACGACTATTTCCTCCTGAAATGGCTCCGAG cGCGCTCCTTCGACCTGCCCAAGGCAGAGGCGATGCTCCGCAAG CACGTCGAGCTCCGCAAGCACATGGACGCCGACAACATCATCGCCTGGGAGCCACCTGAG GTGATTCAGAAGTACATGTCCGGCGGGCTGTGCGGCTACGACCGCGAGGGCAGCCCGGTGCGGTACGAGATCATCGGGCCGCTGGATGGCAAGGGGCTGCTCTTCTCCGCCTCCAAGCAGGACCTGATCAAGAACAAGTTCCGGGACTGTGAACTGCTCCGGCTAGAATGTGAACAGCAGAGTGAAAAG CTGGGCAAGAAGATTGAGATGGTGATGATGGTGTACGACTGTGAGGGCCTGGGCCTGAAGCACCTCTGGAAGCCAGCTGTGGACACATATGGGGAG ATCCTGTCCATGTTCGAGGAGAATTACCCTGAGTCCCTCAAGCGCCTCTTTATTGTCAAGG cccccaagATCTTCCCCGTGGCCTACAACCTGGTCAAGCACTTCCTGAGCGAGGACACACGCAAGAAGGTCGTGGTGTTGGGAT CCAACTGGAAGGAGGTCCTGCAGAAGTACATCGACCCTGCGCAGATCCCGGTGGAGTACGGGGGGACACTGACGGACCCTGACGGGGACCCCAAGTGCTCCAGCAAG aTAAACTACGGGGGGGATGTACCCCAGCATTACTACGTGCGGGACCAGCTGGCACAGAAGTACGAGCACTCCGTCGTGGTCAACCGGGGCTCGTCCCACCAGGTCGAGTACGAGATCCTCTTCCCCGGCTGCGTCCTCAG gtggCAGTTCCGCTCCGAGGGCGCCGACATCGGCTTCGGGGTGTACCTGAAGACCAAGGTCGGGGAGCGGCAGCGGGCGAGCGACATGACCGAGGTGCTCCCCAACCAGCGCTACAACGCACACATGGTGCCCGAGGACGGCTCCCTCACCTGCTCCACGCCCGGCATTT ACGTTCTGCGCTTCGACAACACCTACAGCTTCCTCCACTCCAAGAAGGTGAGCTACAGCgtggaggtgctgctgcccgATACCGCCTCGGCCCAGCAGATCCAGGGGGAGTCCCCCAACcacagcccctga
- the SEC14L2 gene encoding SEC14-like protein 2 isoform X2, producing MSGRVGDLSPQQAEVLAQFREKLQDVLPSLPSQDDYFLLKWLRARSFDLPKAEAMLRKHVELRKHMDADNIIAWEPPEVIQKYMSGGLCGYDREGSPVRYEIIGPLDGKGLLFSASKQDLIKNKFRDCELLRLECEQQSEKLGKKIEMVMMVYDCEGLGLKHLWKPAVDTYGEILSMFEENYPESLKRLFIVKANWKEVLQKYIDPAQIPVEYGGTLTDPDGDPKCSSKINYGGDVPQHYYVRDQLAQKYEHSVVVNRGSSHQVEYEILFPGCVLRWQFRSEGADIGFGVYLKTKVGERQRASDMTEVLPNQRYNAHMVPEDGSLTCSTPGIYVLRFDNTYSFLHSKKVSYSVEVLLPDTASAQQIQGESPNHSP from the exons ATGAGCGGCCGCGTCGGAGACCTGAGCCCGCAGCAGGCGGAGGTGCTGGCCCAG TTCCGGGAGAAGCTGCAGGATGTGCTGCCCTCCCTACCCTCCCAGGACGACTATTTCCTCCTGAAATGGCTCCGAG cGCGCTCCTTCGACCTGCCCAAGGCAGAGGCGATGCTCCGCAAG CACGTCGAGCTCCGCAAGCACATGGACGCCGACAACATCATCGCCTGGGAGCCACCTGAG GTGATTCAGAAGTACATGTCCGGCGGGCTGTGCGGCTACGACCGCGAGGGCAGCCCGGTGCGGTACGAGATCATCGGGCCGCTGGATGGCAAGGGGCTGCTCTTCTCCGCCTCCAAGCAGGACCTGATCAAGAACAAGTTCCGGGACTGTGAACTGCTCCGGCTAGAATGTGAACAGCAGAGTGAAAAG CTGGGCAAGAAGATTGAGATGGTGATGATGGTGTACGACTGTGAGGGCCTGGGCCTGAAGCACCTCTGGAAGCCAGCTGTGGACACATATGGGGAG ATCCTGTCCATGTTCGAGGAGAATTACCCTGAGTCCCTCAAGCGCCTCTTTATTGTCAAGG CCAACTGGAAGGAGGTCCTGCAGAAGTACATCGACCCTGCGCAGATCCCGGTGGAGTACGGGGGGACACTGACGGACCCTGACGGGGACCCCAAGTGCTCCAGCAAG aTAAACTACGGGGGGGATGTACCCCAGCATTACTACGTGCGGGACCAGCTGGCACAGAAGTACGAGCACTCCGTCGTGGTCAACCGGGGCTCGTCCCACCAGGTCGAGTACGAGATCCTCTTCCCCGGCTGCGTCCTCAG gtggCAGTTCCGCTCCGAGGGCGCCGACATCGGCTTCGGGGTGTACCTGAAGACCAAGGTCGGGGAGCGGCAGCGGGCGAGCGACATGACCGAGGTGCTCCCCAACCAGCGCTACAACGCACACATGGTGCCCGAGGACGGCTCCCTCACCTGCTCCACGCCCGGCATTT ACGTTCTGCGCTTCGACAACACCTACAGCTTCCTCCACTCCAAGAAGGTGAGCTACAGCgtggaggtgctgctgcccgATACCGCCTCGGCCCAGCAGATCCAGGGGGAGTCCCCCAACcacagcccctga
- the RNF215 gene encoding RING finger protein 215 isoform X1 has product MAAVRAALLAPLLALGRAGSGPATPARVEVAVSEPGAAGPDGDGAGSGAGSAGAVPGGSYMLRGAVLGAGGGRAGPGRGDPRGEREEMEIRGRLVLVGDVEPELSAADSWIGVVPVGTEEPAEGPRGAKEESFTTAVVTKMKRALVLGASALLILALNQNAIRELDVSQLLAKPVIVIQSSDNVTRLLGALLRGLRATAKITYQAVLLENLVCSCCWTLLWPSAMPCPALQGVTLTLWSTCGLSRGGLYGEWQGVICPGESSSQVQKYLQQLWNTILLIALLLCTGVMVQAQRQSRQELSERDAELDLKQHIRRRLLALKTRRYHPGKPPRSRACEIDSCAVCLDQFHKSQWLRVLPCSHEFHRDCVDPWLLLQQTCPLCKRNILGNCCTDS; this is encoded by the exons ATGGCGGCGGTGCGGGCGGCGCTGCTCGCCCCGCTGCTGGCGCTCGGCCGGGCCGGCTCGGGGCCCGCGACCCCCGCGCGGGTCGAGGTGGCCGTGTCGGagcccggggcggcggggccggacGGGGACGGGGCCGGCAGCGGGGCCGGCAGCGCGGGCGCGGTGCCCGGCGGCTCGTACATGCTGCGCGGGGccgtgctgggagcagggggcggccgggccgggccgggccggggcgaCCCGCGGGGGGAGCGGGAGGAGATGGAGATCCGAGGCCGCCTGGTGCTG GTGGGTGATGTGGAGCCAGAGCTGAGCGCTGCTGACAGCTGGATCGGGGTGGTGCCCGTGGGCACCGAGGAGCCGGCCGAGGGCCCCCGGGGTGCCAAGGAGGAGTCCTTCACCACCGCCGTTGTCACCAAG ATGAAGCGAGCCCTGGTGCTGGGGGCCTCTGCCCTGCTGATCCTGGCGCTGAACCAGAACGCCATCCGTGAG CTGGAtgtgtcccagctgctggccaAGCCTGTCATCGTCATCCAGTCCTCAGACAATGtcaccaggctgctgggagcgCTGCTGCG TGGGCTCCGGGCTACAGCAAAGATCACGtaccaggcagtgctgctggagaaccTG GTGTGCTCCTGTTGCTGGACACTGCTGTGGCCATCAGCAATGCCGTGTCCTGCCTTGCAGGGAGTGACCCTCACGCTGTGGTCCACCTGTGGCCTGTCCCGAGGGGGCCTCTATGGGGAGTGGCAGGGGGTCATctgccctggggagagcagctcGCAGGTCCAG AAgtacctgcagcagctgtggaacACCATCCTGCTGATcgccctgctgctctgcaccgGTGTCATGGTGCAGGCCCAGCGCCAGTCGCGTCAGGAGCTGTCCGAGCGGGATGCTGAG CTGGACCTGAAGCAGCACATCCGGCGGCGCCTGCTGGCACTGAAAACCCGGCGGTACCACCCTGGGAAGCCGCCCCGCAGCCGGGCCTGTGAGATtgacagctgtgctgtgtgcctggACCAGTTCCACAAGAGCCAG tggctgcgggtgctgccctgctcccacgAGTTCCACCGGGACTGTGTTgatccctggctcctgctgcagcagaccTGCCCTCTCTGCAAGCGCAACATCCTGG GGAACTGCTGCACGGACAGCTAG
- the RNF215 gene encoding RING finger protein 215 isoform X2, whose product MAAVRAALLAPLLALGRAGSGPATPARVEVAVSEPGAAGPDGDGAGSGAGSAGAVPGGSYMLRGAVLGAGGGRAGPGRGDPRGEREEMEIRGRLVLVGDVEPELSAADSWIGVVPVGTEEPAEGPRGAKEESFTTAVVTKMKRALVLGASALLILALNQNAIRELDVSQLLAKPVIVIQSSDNVTRLLGALLRGLRATAKITYQAVLLENLGVTLTLWSTCGLSRGGLYGEWQGVICPGESSSQVQKYLQQLWNTILLIALLLCTGVMVQAQRQSRQELSERDAELDLKQHIRRRLLALKTRRYHPGKPPRSRACEIDSCAVCLDQFHKSQWLRVLPCSHEFHRDCVDPWLLLQQTCPLCKRNILGNCCTDS is encoded by the exons ATGGCGGCGGTGCGGGCGGCGCTGCTCGCCCCGCTGCTGGCGCTCGGCCGGGCCGGCTCGGGGCCCGCGACCCCCGCGCGGGTCGAGGTGGCCGTGTCGGagcccggggcggcggggccggacGGGGACGGGGCCGGCAGCGGGGCCGGCAGCGCGGGCGCGGTGCCCGGCGGCTCGTACATGCTGCGCGGGGccgtgctgggagcagggggcggccgggccgggccgggccggggcgaCCCGCGGGGGGAGCGGGAGGAGATGGAGATCCGAGGCCGCCTGGTGCTG GTGGGTGATGTGGAGCCAGAGCTGAGCGCTGCTGACAGCTGGATCGGGGTGGTGCCCGTGGGCACCGAGGAGCCGGCCGAGGGCCCCCGGGGTGCCAAGGAGGAGTCCTTCACCACCGCCGTTGTCACCAAG ATGAAGCGAGCCCTGGTGCTGGGGGCCTCTGCCCTGCTGATCCTGGCGCTGAACCAGAACGCCATCCGTGAG CTGGAtgtgtcccagctgctggccaAGCCTGTCATCGTCATCCAGTCCTCAGACAATGtcaccaggctgctgggagcgCTGCTGCG TGGGCTCCGGGCTACAGCAAAGATCACGtaccaggcagtgctgctggagaaccTG GGAGTGACCCTCACGCTGTGGTCCACCTGTGGCCTGTCCCGAGGGGGCCTCTATGGGGAGTGGCAGGGGGTCATctgccctggggagagcagctcGCAGGTCCAG AAgtacctgcagcagctgtggaacACCATCCTGCTGATcgccctgctgctctgcaccgGTGTCATGGTGCAGGCCCAGCGCCAGTCGCGTCAGGAGCTGTCCGAGCGGGATGCTGAG CTGGACCTGAAGCAGCACATCCGGCGGCGCCTGCTGGCACTGAAAACCCGGCGGTACCACCCTGGGAAGCCGCCCCGCAGCCGGGCCTGTGAGATtgacagctgtgctgtgtgcctggACCAGTTCCACAAGAGCCAG tggctgcgggtgctgccctgctcccacgAGTTCCACCGGGACTGTGTTgatccctggctcctgctgcagcagaccTGCCCTCTCTGCAAGCGCAACATCCTGG GGAACTGCTGCACGGACAGCTAG
- the RNF215 gene encoding RING finger protein 215 isoform X3, whose translation MAAVRAALLAPLLALGRAGSGPATPARVEVAVSEPGAAGPDGDGAGSGAGSAGAVPGGSYMLRGAVLGAGGGRAGPGRGDPRGEREEMEIRGRLVLVGDVEPELSAADSWIGVVPVGTEEPAEGPRGAKEESFTTAVVTKLDVSQLLAKPVIVIQSSDNVTRLLGALLRGLRATAKITYQAVLLENLVCSCCWTLLWPSAMPCPALQGVTLTLWSTCGLSRGGLYGEWQGVICPGESSSQVQKYLQQLWNTILLIALLLCTGVMVQAQRQSRQELSERDAELDLKQHIRRRLLALKTRRYHPGKPPRSRACEIDSCAVCLDQFHKSQWLRVLPCSHEFHRDCVDPWLLLQQTCPLCKRNILGNCCTDS comes from the exons ATGGCGGCGGTGCGGGCGGCGCTGCTCGCCCCGCTGCTGGCGCTCGGCCGGGCCGGCTCGGGGCCCGCGACCCCCGCGCGGGTCGAGGTGGCCGTGTCGGagcccggggcggcggggccggacGGGGACGGGGCCGGCAGCGGGGCCGGCAGCGCGGGCGCGGTGCCCGGCGGCTCGTACATGCTGCGCGGGGccgtgctgggagcagggggcggccgggccgggccgggccggggcgaCCCGCGGGGGGAGCGGGAGGAGATGGAGATCCGAGGCCGCCTGGTGCTG GTGGGTGATGTGGAGCCAGAGCTGAGCGCTGCTGACAGCTGGATCGGGGTGGTGCCCGTGGGCACCGAGGAGCCGGCCGAGGGCCCCCGGGGTGCCAAGGAGGAGTCCTTCACCACCGCCGTTGTCACCAAG CTGGAtgtgtcccagctgctggccaAGCCTGTCATCGTCATCCAGTCCTCAGACAATGtcaccaggctgctgggagcgCTGCTGCG TGGGCTCCGGGCTACAGCAAAGATCACGtaccaggcagtgctgctggagaaccTG GTGTGCTCCTGTTGCTGGACACTGCTGTGGCCATCAGCAATGCCGTGTCCTGCCTTGCAGGGAGTGACCCTCACGCTGTGGTCCACCTGTGGCCTGTCCCGAGGGGGCCTCTATGGGGAGTGGCAGGGGGTCATctgccctggggagagcagctcGCAGGTCCAG AAgtacctgcagcagctgtggaacACCATCCTGCTGATcgccctgctgctctgcaccgGTGTCATGGTGCAGGCCCAGCGCCAGTCGCGTCAGGAGCTGTCCGAGCGGGATGCTGAG CTGGACCTGAAGCAGCACATCCGGCGGCGCCTGCTGGCACTGAAAACCCGGCGGTACCACCCTGGGAAGCCGCCCCGCAGCCGGGCCTGTGAGATtgacagctgtgctgtgtgcctggACCAGTTCCACAAGAGCCAG tggctgcgggtgctgccctgctcccacgAGTTCCACCGGGACTGTGTTgatccctggctcctgctgcagcagaccTGCCCTCTCTGCAAGCGCAACATCCTGG GGAACTGCTGCACGGACAGCTAG
- the RNF215 gene encoding RING finger protein 215 isoform X4: MAAVRAALLAPLLALGRAGSGPATPARVEVAVSEPGAAGPDGDGAGSGAGSAGAVPGGSYMLRGAVLGAGGGRAGPGRGDPRGEREEMEIRGRLVLMKRALVLGASALLILALNQNAIRELDVSQLLAKPVIVIQSSDNVTRLLGALLRGLRATAKITYQAVLLENLVCSCCWTLLWPSAMPCPALQGVTLTLWSTCGLSRGGLYGEWQGVICPGESSSQVQKYLQQLWNTILLIALLLCTGVMVQAQRQSRQELSERDAELDLKQHIRRRLLALKTRRYHPGKPPRSRACEIDSCAVCLDQFHKSQWLRVLPCSHEFHRDCVDPWLLLQQTCPLCKRNILGNCCTDS, encoded by the exons ATGGCGGCGGTGCGGGCGGCGCTGCTCGCCCCGCTGCTGGCGCTCGGCCGGGCCGGCTCGGGGCCCGCGACCCCCGCGCGGGTCGAGGTGGCCGTGTCGGagcccggggcggcggggccggacGGGGACGGGGCCGGCAGCGGGGCCGGCAGCGCGGGCGCGGTGCCCGGCGGCTCGTACATGCTGCGCGGGGccgtgctgggagcagggggcggccgggccgggccgggccggggcgaCCCGCGGGGGGAGCGGGAGGAGATGGAGATCCGAGGCCGCCTGGTGCTG ATGAAGCGAGCCCTGGTGCTGGGGGCCTCTGCCCTGCTGATCCTGGCGCTGAACCAGAACGCCATCCGTGAG CTGGAtgtgtcccagctgctggccaAGCCTGTCATCGTCATCCAGTCCTCAGACAATGtcaccaggctgctgggagcgCTGCTGCG TGGGCTCCGGGCTACAGCAAAGATCACGtaccaggcagtgctgctggagaaccTG GTGTGCTCCTGTTGCTGGACACTGCTGTGGCCATCAGCAATGCCGTGTCCTGCCTTGCAGGGAGTGACCCTCACGCTGTGGTCCACCTGTGGCCTGTCCCGAGGGGGCCTCTATGGGGAGTGGCAGGGGGTCATctgccctggggagagcagctcGCAGGTCCAG AAgtacctgcagcagctgtggaacACCATCCTGCTGATcgccctgctgctctgcaccgGTGTCATGGTGCAGGCCCAGCGCCAGTCGCGTCAGGAGCTGTCCGAGCGGGATGCTGAG CTGGACCTGAAGCAGCACATCCGGCGGCGCCTGCTGGCACTGAAAACCCGGCGGTACCACCCTGGGAAGCCGCCCCGCAGCCGGGCCTGTGAGATtgacagctgtgctgtgtgcctggACCAGTTCCACAAGAGCCAG tggctgcgggtgctgccctgctcccacgAGTTCCACCGGGACTGTGTTgatccctggctcctgctgcagcagaccTGCCCTCTCTGCAAGCGCAACATCCTGG GGAACTGCTGCACGGACAGCTAG
- the LOC103818212 gene encoding coiled-coil domain-containing protein 157: MGNKASKGLHKTRGYPELEGTQGSSLFLGDGRGSGWHSQLQAVFSPRDRLLLLLQSFTGYAEAVLSGRAVPPPRGPGPCMSAGLTARTFWSTMLKLGAFCQQLRDEVGKYQKEYLKCILPEVLESGTASEAAQPTSVCPNASVQPRAGASLALSTRSVPTQTLGSHLDSCDTCSSAQASLQEVGRAITTICQSQNIPSALSKFQEVLEDSAGRRNLSATDMSYWASEQSKDLSRINKHLQGLLQQLNPVKAELEEMGKQKEKLQKQVEDFSRKLQAEKDTQAEQQKKSEQNLKAKEKEHSEAVARLEQDKDDLRRGAALLEEQLSALKEELAAKEVAVQELELSKTALLEEMRTMVAQSQVLELEEKVQVLTGQRERLEQELSATRMQLEKEKVRVESMFRHEESLQAKQRTLLQQLDSLDRELEELQANLGEAEEDKARLAEQLEQSQKQSGEQLQAQQELLDTLQQEKLVLEQSILELQTNTSQLQEQAQELRERERLLVFFPDLHMPTETQFESSGNFTEDMKSQLQANKIRIEVLERENTQLEALLAKVKAAAEQGVLKLIPQAQLGSQLHREASRQDTGRLSSGSSGDSPGMPGGIDKAWHRAPSSQHSKKLRAEPSPQAKPCLTLPVRRLGFGLPSLHTEAHHK; the protein is encoded by the exons ATGGGGAACAAAGCATCCAAAGGGCTTCATAAAACCAGGggatatcctgagctggaaggcaCCCAGGGATCATCACTTTTTCTGGGTGATGGGAGGGGGTCCGgctggcattcccagctgcaggcgGTGTTTTCCCCTCgggacaggctgctgctgctgctgcagagcttcaCGGGCTACGCGGAGGCGGTGCTGAGCGGGCGGGCggtgccgccgccgcggggccCGGGGCCCTGCATGTCCGCGGGGCTCACGGCCAGGACCTTCTGGAGCACCATGCTGAAACTCGGGGccttctgccagcagctccgGGACGAG gttGGAAAATATCAGAAGGAGTACCTGAAATGCATCTTGCCAGAAGTTTTGGAGTCAGGAACTGCCTCGGAGGCTGCCCAGCCCACTTCTGTGTGCCCAAATGCCAGtgtccagcccagggctggggccagcctggctctgagcacccGCAGTGTCCCCACCCAGACCCTGGGGTCACACCTGGACTCCTGTGACACCTGCTCCAGCGCCCAGGCCAGCCTCCAAGAGGTGGGCAGAGCCATCACCACCATCTGCCAGAGCCAGAACATCCCTTCAGCTCTCAGCAAAttccaggaggtgctggaggacAGTGCAGGGAGAAGGAACCTCTCTGCAACAGACATGAGCTATTGGGCCTCGGAGCAGAGCAAGGACCTCTCCCGGATCAACAAAcacctccaggggctgctgcagcagctgaaccccgtgaaggctgagctggaagagatGGGCAAAcagaaggagaagctgcagaaacagGTTGAGGACTTTTCCAggaagctgcaggcagagaaggacacccaagcagagcagcagaagaagtCTGAGCAGAACCTGAAAGCCAAAGAAAAGGAGCATTCCGAGGCTGTGGCAAGGCTGGAGCAAGACAAGGATGACCTCAGGAGAG gagctgctctgctggaggagcaaCTCTCAGCCCTGAAGGAAGAGCTGGCAGCAAAGGAagtggctgtgcaggagctgg agctctccaaGACCGCCTTGCTGGAGGAGATGAGGACCATGGTGGCCCAGAGCCAAGTGCTGGAGTTGGAGGAGAAGGTGCAGGTGCTCACAGGCcagagggagaggctggagcaggagctgagtgccaccaggatgcagctggagaaggagaaggtcCGTGTGGAGAGCATGTTCCGGCACGAGGAG TCCCTGCAGGCCAAGCAGAggaccctgctgcagcagctaGACAGCCTGGACAGGGAGCTTGAGGAGCTGCAGGCCAAcctgggagaggctgaggaggaCAAGGCCCGGCTGGCcgagcagctggagcagagccagaagCAGAGTGGggaacagctccaggcacagcag gagctgctggacacgctgcagcaggagaagctggtACTGGAGCaatccatcctggagctgcagacgaacacatcccagctgcaggaacaggcacaggagctgagggagcgGGAAAGGCTCCTGGTGTTCTTCCCTGATCTCCACATGCCCACTGAGACACAGTTTGAGA GCAGTGGGAACTTTACAGAGGACATGAAGAGTCAGCTCCAGGCCAACAAGATCCGGATCGAGGTGCTGGAGAGGGAGAACACACAGCTCGAGGCTCTGCTCGCCAAGGTGAAGGCAGCAGCCGAGCAGGGTGTGCTCAAG ctcATCCCACAGGCCCAGCTGGGGtcccagctccacagggagGCCAGCAGGCAGGACACTGG GCGgctcagcagtgggagcagcggggacagcccagggatgCCAGGAGGCATTGACAaggcctggcacagagctcccagcagccagcactccAAGAAACTCCGGGCAGAGCCCTCACCCCAGGCCAAACCCTGCCTCACACTCCCAGTGCGACGCCTGGGGTTTGGCCTCCCCTCACTCCACACCGAGGCTCACCACAAATAA